Proteins found in one Streptococcus mitis genomic segment:
- a CDS encoding ComF family protein — protein MKCLLCGQTMKTILTFSSLLLLKNDDSCLCSDCDSTFERIGEEYCPNCMKTGLLTKCQDCQFWCKKGVEVSHRAIFTYNQAMKDFFSRYKFDGDFLLRKVFASFLSEELKKYKEYQFVVIPLSPERLLERGFNQVEGLVEVAGFSFQDLLDKREERASYSKSRSERLATELPFFIKSGVTIPKKILLIDDIYTTGTTINRVKKLLEEAGAEDVKTFSLVR, from the coding sequence ATGAAGTGCTTGTTGTGTGGGCAGACTATGAAGACTATTTTAACTTTTAGTAGTCTCTTACTTCTGAAGAATGATGACTCTTGTCTTTGTTCAGACTGTGACTCTACTTTTGAGAGGATTGGAGAAGAGTACTGTCCAAACTGTATGAAAACAGGTTTGTTAACGAAGTGTCAAGACTGTCAATTTTGGTGTAAAAAAGGAGTTGAGGTGAGTCATAGAGCGATTTTTACTTACAATCAAGCTATGAAGGATTTTTTCAGTCGGTATAAGTTTGATGGAGACTTCCTTTTAAGAAAAGTGTTCGCTTCATTTTTAAGTGAGGAGTTAAAAAAGTACAAAGAGTATCAATTTGTTGTAATTCCCCTAAGTCCTGAAAGATTGCTCGAGAGGGGATTTAACCAGGTTGAAGGTTTAGTTGAAGTAGCAGGGTTCTCTTTTCAAGACTTACTGGATAAGAGAGAAGAGAGAGCTAGTTATTCTAAAAGTCGTTCAGAACGCTTGGCAACAGAACTTCCTTTCTTTATTAAAAGTGGAGTTACTATTCCTAAAAAAATCTTACTTATAGATGACATTTATACTACTGGAACAACTATAAATCGTGTGAAGAAACTATTGGAAGAGGCTGGTGCTGAGGATGTAAAAACATTTTCCCTTGTAAGATGA
- the rplI gene encoding 50S ribosomal protein L9, producing the protein MKVIFLADVKGKGKKGEIKEVPTGYAQNFLIKKNLAKEATAQAVGELRGKQKSEEKAHAEMIAEAKAIKAQLEAEETVVEFVEKVGPDGRTFGSITNKKIAEELQKQFGIKIDKRHIQVQAPIRAVGLIDVPVKIYQDITSVINLRVKEG; encoded by the coding sequence ATGAAAGTAATCTTTTTAGCAGATGTTAAAGGAAAAGGTAAAAAAGGCGAAATTAAGGAAGTACCAACAGGGTATGCACAAAACTTTCTTATCAAAAAGAATCTAGCCAAAGAAGCAACTGCTCAAGCTGTAGGTGAACTTCGTGGTAAACAAAAATCTGAAGAGAAAGCTCACGCTGAGATGATTGCAGAAGCAAAAGCAATTAAAGCCCAACTTGAAGCAGAAGAAACTGTTGTAGAATTTGTTGAAAAGGTTGGTCCAGATGGCCGTACTTTTGGTTCTATTACCAATAAGAAAATTGCAGAAGAATTGCAAAAGCAATTTGGAATTAAGATTGATAAACGTCATATTCAAGTACAAGCTCCGATTCGAGCGGTTGGTTTGATTGATGTGCCAGTGAAAATCTATCAAGATATCACAAGTGTAATCAATCTTCGTGTGAAAGAAGGATAA
- the hpf gene encoding ribosome hibernation-promoting factor, HPF/YfiA family has product MIKYSIRGENLEVTEAIRDYVVSKLEKIEKYFQAEQELDARVNLKVYREKTAKVEVTIPLGSITLRAEDVSQDMYGSIDLVTDKIERQIRKNKTKIERKNKNKVATSQLFTDALVEDPNVVQSRVVRSKQIDLKPMDLEEAILQMDLLGHDFFIYVDVEDQTTNVIYRREDGEIGLLEVKES; this is encoded by the coding sequence ATGATTAAATATAGTATCCGTGGTGAAAACCTAGAAGTAACAGAAGCAATTCGTGATTATGTAGTTTCTAAACTCGAAAAGATCGAAAAGTATTTTCAAGCTGAACAAGAGTTGGATGCTCGAGTTAACTTGAAGGTGTATCGTGAAAAAACAGCTAAAGTGGAGGTGACGATTCCGCTTGGCTCAATTACTCTTCGTGCAGAAGATGTGTCTCAAGATATGTATGGTTCAATTGACCTTGTAACCGATAAAATTGAACGTCAGATTCGTAAAAATAAAACAAAAATCGAGCGTAAAAATAAAAACAAGGTAGCAACTAGTCAATTATTTACAGATGCTTTGGTAGAAGATCCAAATGTTGTCCAGTCTAGAGTTGTTCGTTCAAAACAAATTGATTTAAAACCAATGGATTTGGAAGAAGCTATTCTACAGATGGATTTGTTGGGACATGATTTCTTTATCTATGTAGATGTTGAAGATCAAACAACTAATGTGATTTATCGTCGTGAAGATGGCGAAATTGGTTTGTTAGAAGTTAAAGAATCTTAA
- a CDS encoding DHH family phosphoesterase, with protein sequence MKKFYVSPIFPLILGIVAFGVLSVQLVFVTNTLVTLFLLLLILGSYILLFIHQREYYSRSEVEQIQYVNHQAEDSLTTLLEQMPVGVIKLDLSSGEVEWFNPYAELILTNEVGEIDVTLIQTIIKASVGNPGSYATLGETRYSVHMDKVSGVLYFFDVSGEYEATVELVTSRPVIGIVSVDNYDDLEDETSESDISHINSFVANFVSEFAGKHAMFSRRVSMDRFYLFTDYTVLEGLMNDKFSVIDSFREESKQRQLPLTLSMGFSYGDGNHDEIGKVALLNLNLAEVRGGDQVVVKENDETKNPVYFGGGSAASIKRTRTRTRAMMTAISDKIRSVDQVFVIGHKNLDMDALGSAVGMQLFASNVTENSYAIYDEEQMSPDIERAVSFLEKEGVTKLLSVKDAMGMVTNRSLLILVDHSKTALTLSKDFYDLFTQTIVIDHHRRDQDFPDNAVITYIESGASSASELVTELIQFQNSKKNRLSRMQASVLMAGMMLDTKNFTSRVTSRTFDVASYLRTRGSDSIAIQEMAATDFEEYREVNELILQGRKLGSDVLIAEAQDSKCYDTVVISKAADAMLAMSGIEASFVLAKNVQGFISISARSRSKLNVQRIMEELGGGGHFNLAAAQIKDSTLSEAGEKLTEIVLNEIKEKEKEE encoded by the coding sequence ATGAAAAAATTTTATGTAAGTCCTATTTTCCCCTTAATATTAGGAATAGTGGCGTTCGGAGTGCTATCTGTGCAACTTGTTTTTGTAACGAATACACTGGTAACGCTATTTCTTTTGCTACTTATTTTGGGTTCATATATTTTATTATTCATTCATCAAAGAGAGTACTACTCAAGGAGTGAAGTAGAACAAATTCAGTATGTAAACCACCAAGCTGAAGATAGTTTGACAACCTTGTTAGAACAGATGCCTGTCGGAGTTATTAAACTAGACTTATCGTCAGGTGAAGTTGAATGGTTCAATCCCTACGCTGAATTGATTTTGACTAATGAAGTGGGCGAGATTGATGTTACATTAATTCAAACAATTATAAAGGCGTCTGTGGGGAATCCAGGTTCTTATGCAACCTTGGGTGAGACTCGCTATTCGGTTCATATGGACAAGGTATCTGGAGTTCTTTACTTCTTTGATGTGTCTGGAGAATACGAAGCGACTGTTGAGTTAGTGACAAGTCGACCTGTTATTGGGATTGTCTCCGTTGACAACTATGATGACTTAGAAGATGAAACATCGGAGTCTGATATCAGTCATATTAATAGTTTTGTAGCCAATTTTGTTTCAGAATTTGCTGGGAAGCATGCCATGTTCTCCCGTCGAGTGAGTATGGATCGCTTTTATCTATTTACGGACTACACGGTGCTTGAGGGATTGATGAACGATAAATTTTCTGTTATTGATTCTTTCAGAGAAGAGTCCAAACAGAGACAGTTGCCCTTGACCTTAAGTATGGGATTTTCTTATGGTGATGGAAATCATGATGAGATAGGGAAAGTTGCATTGCTTAACTTGAACTTGGCTGAAGTGCGTGGTGGGGACCAGGTGGTTGTCAAGGAAAACGACGAAACGAAAAATCCAGTTTATTTTGGTGGTGGATCTGCTGCCTCAATTAAACGTACACGGACTCGTACGCGTGCTATGATGACGGCTATTTCAGATAAGATTCGAAGTGTGGATCAGGTTTTTGTAATTGGTCACAAAAATCTAGATATGGATGCTCTTGGCTCTGCTGTAGGTATGCAGTTGTTTGCCAGCAATGTGACTGAAAATAGCTATGCTATTTATGACGAAGAACAAATGTCGCCGGATATTGAACGAGCTGTTTCATTCTTAGAAAAAGAAGGAGTTACAAAGTTGTTGTCTGTTAAGGACGCAATGGGGATGGTGACCAATCGTTCTTTGTTGATTCTTGTAGACCATTCAAAGACAGCTTTAACTTTATCAAAAGATTTTTATGATTTATTTACCCAAACCATCGTCATCGACCACCACAGACGGGATCAGGATTTTCCAGATAATGCGGTTATTACTTATATCGAAAGTGGTGCAAGCAGTGCCAGTGAGTTGGTAACGGAATTGATTCAGTTCCAGAATTCTAAGAAAAATCGTTTGAGTCGTATGCAAGCAAGTGTTTTAATGGCTGGTATGATGTTGGATACTAAAAATTTCACATCACGAGTGACTAGTAGGACATTTGATGTTGCTAGCTATCTCAGAACGCGCGGAAGTGATAGTATTGCTATTCAGGAAATGGCTGCGACAGATTTTGAAGAATATCGTGAGGTCAATGAACTGATTTTACAGGGGCGTAAATTAGGTTCAGATGTATTGATAGCAGAGGCTCAGGACTCCAAATGCTATGATACAGTTGTTATTAGTAAGGCAGCAGATGCCATGTTAGCTATGTCAGGTATTGAAGCGAGTTTTGTTCTTGCGAAAAATGTACAAGGATTTATCTCTATCTCAGCTCGCAGTCGTAGTAAGCTGAATGTACAACGGATCATGGAAGAGCTGGGAGGTGGAGGCCACTTTAATTTGGCAGCAGCTCAAATTAAGGATTCAACCTTGTCAGAAGCAGGTGAAAAACTGACAGAAATTGTATTAAATGAAATAAAGGAAAAGGAGAAAGAAGAATGA